Part of the Arachis hypogaea cultivar Tifrunner chromosome 6, arahy.Tifrunner.gnm2.J5K5, whole genome shotgun sequence genome, cccagaatcctactcggaataccacagacaaggtttagactttccggattctcatgaatactgccatcaatccggcttataccacgaagattctgattaaggaatctaagagatactcattcaatctgatgtagaacggaggtggttgtcaggcacacgttcatggattgaggaaggtgatgagtgtcacggatcatcaccttctccataagtaagcgcgaatgaacatcttagataagaacaagcgtgtttgaatggaaaacaaaagtaattgtattaattcattgagacgctgcagagctcctcacccctaacaatggagtttagagactcatgccgtcaaagtgcatataattcagatctgaaaatgtcatgaggtacaaaataagtctctaaaagttgtttaaatagaaaactagtaacctaggtttacagaaaatgagtaaactaagataattggtgcataaatccacttctggggcccacttggtgtgtgctggggctgagactaaagctatccacgagatgagacttttcttggagttgaactccaagttatgacgtgttttgggcgttcaactccggatcatgacgtgtttctggcgtttaactccagacagcagcatgtacttggcgttcaacgccaagttatgtcgtctatcttcgcgcaaagtatggaatattatatattgctggaaagccctggatgtctactttccaacgccgttgagagcgcgccaattggacttctgtagctccagaaaatccatttcgagtgcagggaggtcaggatccaacagcatcagcagtcctttttcagcctaactcagatttttgctcaactccctcaatttcagccagaaaatacctgaaatcacagaaaaacacacaaactcatagtaaagtccagaaatatgatttttgcctaaaaactaataatattctattaaaaactaattaaaacatgctaaaatctacatgaaattacccccaaaaagcgtataaaatatccgctcatcatgcccCACCATTCCAATATCCACTAATTCGTTACTGTCAATAAAATTAGTGAATGTTGCAATGGTGGTTGCTGATTTTTGGCCTCCACCCTCCTTTTCCGCTTGGCTTATTATAGCATTAAAATCGCCTGCTATTACCACTTTTCCTTCCAGGTGTTGGCTCAATGTTGTAAGCTCCTCAAATTGTAAGGATCGAATTTGTTTCGAACAACTCAAATGGACACCAATGAACGCCCATACCTCACTGCTTCCGACTTCTTTAATTTCGGCTACCACAAAGAATTCTCCACTGCTAATAATTTGAACACTGATGCTGTCCTTCCAAGCTAGCACAAGTCCTCCTGCCACTCCTGCCGGGTTAACAATATGCCAGTTTTCGTAGCCGCATACCCAAAGTTTTGCTTCCACCTGTCGAGATTGGTTCTTTGTTTCACTTATAAACACAATCTCGGGGGAGTGGGATTTACAGATCCCTTTTAAGGTATGAATTGTTaggggtctccccaaaccccgacaattccaAACTATAGTTCTCATGGCGCCTTGGGTGCCATTTGtaggctggcaccctccacctTCTCTTCAACTGCATTTTCATcctctattcttgctttctttgtagatccttcagCTATACCACTCATCAACCTTTTTTTGGGTTCACTTTTAGTATCTGACTCTGCAGCACCTTGTCTTGCTAACCTTTTCCACTTCCTACCTTTCTCTGTGGTGAGACACTGCCCAATAGCGAGTTGCATAAGCTGCCCTTCATCCTCCTTGGTATTGGACTGACCAGCTATGATAACCTCTCTGCATTCTGTTCTAGAATTGGCTGATTGAGGTGACTCAGGTGTTGCCCTATTACCAGTGTCTTGTGTTTTCAAACTTTGTTTCCCTTCTTGCATTGATATCCCTACAAATTCTTCCAATAAACAGTTTAAGACCAGTTTTTTCTTACGTTGAGGGCCTTATTCTGGTTTTGGGTTGAGTTGTTGAATGCTCTTTCTCCTTCAGAGTAGATTCGCGTTCCCACTTGGCTGGCTTTAACCTATTCGCCAATGTCATCCTCTTTTACCATATCACTCTCTATGTCCTTCAGCAGATCATGGCAGTTTTTCACCTCGTGCCCCAATTTTGCGCAATAGGTACAGAACTTTCCAAGTCTCTCATAGCGCAGTGCCACTTCTACCTCCTTTTTATTAGATCCTGCCACTATTAACTGATCTCTCACTTGCCTGGCAGCATCAATATTGATTTTGGTCTTCACAATCCTAGTTTCTTTGCCTCGCATCTGAAATTTACCTACCTCCAACACTGTGCCCAATTTTTCTCCCAATTTACGTCCAACTTCGAGGGTTTTAAACGATTCTGGCAAACCCCAAAATTGAACCCAAACTGGAAAATTGGAAATAATCTCTTTATCAAAGTTCTGATCTTCCTTCCATCTCTAGACATGGAGCACATAATCTTTGAATAGCCATGGAGAACCACGTTCAACACGCAAGACATCcacttctttattaaaaaagaattgaaaggaATTATCCCCTTTTATCACTCACTCTAAATCTTTCCGGGTTTCCCCATATAACCTTTAAAGCATTCCCCATGGTTCCAATTGAGAAGGTTTTGGAAGCAAAGAGTCTGCCATAAAGACTATTGGAGCAAGCGTTAATACCTTCTGATATGTCTGCCTCTTCCAGTAGAATTACATTCCTACCTCCTTTCCGGTTGTCTTCCTCGGTCCGATCTTCATCCCTCGTTGTCTCAGCCATGCAGATTATGGAGACTTGTATTGAGATTTAATTGACGTTGACAATGTAACCTTGACGGCAATAGGAACTCCGTTAAGAAACCCTAACAGAGTACTAAGAAACTCTAACAGagcactcaatttttttttaccttATCGATAATGTCTTTCAAGAATACTTTTGTTAGCAATTGAATTTTTTGGATACCGAATTAATAGTTaactctaaaataataaaatggacaattaatcattcttaaattaaaataataaaattcacaTATAAAGAAAGTTATCAATTCAATTATAATTAacctcttattttattattttaccaatGTTATCACTTTAAAAGATCTAAATTCAACTTAAAAAACGTTTTAAATTTAAGCTTAGTTTATTAAAGTTTTTACTTTTCAGAAATAgcttataaaaactaatttttaaaagatgtCTTTTCAAAAGTTATAacatttatatttggtaaattaaattaaaaatagctttcaataagcataagcaacaataattgtgtttgataaaataacttttaaaatttaaaaatattataatagatataaatgtaaacattaaatttaaaaattagttaacatatgaggttatattagatttttaaaatttgaaaagtacaaccaactttaaaaaactctattTTAAGTGCTTTCAAAAATACTCCAATTCTTTAAAAACTACAAGTACGTAgtctttttaatttaccaaaaaaacttaaattttaaaaaagtacaAATACCTTTTCAAAAAACTTTACCAAAACCAGCCTTAGTTAATtataatctttaatttttctaaataattaaatctttatttaaattttagtgCCTTTACCGCAAATACTAATCTAAATACCTCTGGCGACAAACACAACTATTTTGAAATTAAACATTTTAACattactaatatattttatttttcttaaaaaaatcttataacaAAGTACAAGTTACAActcattttatttaaaaaacttttTCTTCCAACATACATAAGTGAATTATAATTTATAGCATCATTTATCATTGTTCTCTTTTAAATCATTCAATTTATAAAACTTGttgcattaaataaaaataagctgagttataattttattaataataaaattaaataatttaaatacagaCAATGttaatgaattatatata contains:
- the LOC112805677 gene encoding uncharacterized protein, whose amino-acid sequence is MAETTRDEDRTEEDNRKGGRNVILLEEADISEGINACSNSLYGRLFASKTFSIGTMGNALKVIWGNPERFRRWKEDQNFDKEIISNFPVWVQFWGLPESFKTLEVGRKLGEKLGTVLEVGKFQMRGKETRIVKTKINIDAARQVRDQLIVAGSNKKEVEVALRYERLGKFCTYCAKLGHEVKNCHDLLKDIESDMVKEDDIGE